One part of the Desulfonema ishimotonii genome encodes these proteins:
- a CDS encoding type II toxin-antitoxin system RelE/ParE family toxin, which produces MDENERNRLIDYLAAHPESGKIMQGTGGIRKIRWARKGKGKSGGVRVIYYFYDGTMPLFLLTVFGKNEKSNLKKSERNELSALTRKIVELYKRR; this is translated from the coding sequence TTGGATGAAAACGAAAGAAACAGACTCATTGACTATCTTGCCGCTCATCCCGAAAGCGGTAAGATTATGCAGGGAACAGGCGGAATAAGAAAAATCAGATGGGCTCGTAAGGGAAAGGGAAAAAGCGGGGGAGTAAGAGTCATATACTACTTTTATGATGGAACCATGCCTTTGTTTTTACTGACTGTTTTCGGGAAAAATGAAAAAAGCAATCTGAAAAAATCCGAACGCAACGAGCTTTCGGCATTAACCAGGAAAATTGTGGAATTATATAAAAGGAGATAA
- a CDS encoding TRAP transporter permease, whose product MSSIDKNTPDNGLELAKRMAEEEEGIGRRPEGLSKYVIPTVAVCWSLFQLAIARWLVLDTTFTRSIHLGFALLIVYLSYPMFRKKIPGLGFLSATNRIPVTDYAIAAIAAFSALYIAIDYDGLTVRYGAPILRDLIIGAALVILLMEAARRVIGPALPAIAAVFIIYAFFGPYMPDLIAFKGVTINRFMGQMTMSTEGIYGIPLDVSATIVFLFVLFGAMLDKAGAGHYFIQLALSLLGGFKGGPAKAAVMGSGLTGIVSGSSIANIVTTGTFTIPLMKKVGYPATKAAAVEVAASTDGQLAPPIMGAAAFIIAEYVNVPYVEVIKAAAVPAFASYAALFYITHIEASKLGLEGIPRSELPHFGRTLLSGIHYILPLVFLLYELIVVRHSPELAAFNAIWVMGIIMLLQEPVRAYMNKDPMGPAFRRGVENLFAALAAGGRNMVAVALATAAAGIIVGVVALGLGQLITDIIDTLSQGNIFLMLGITAVASLVIGMGLPTTATYIVMASLTAPAIVEIGGYNDFIVPLMSAHLFCFYFGILADDTPPVGLAAYAAAAIAKSPPIPTGLQGFMYDIRTAILPFMFIFNSDLILHNVTSWSQGLLIFAMACTGNFAFASATQGWFVARNKIYEIPLFLGVTFILMRPDAVAPLIGLPHEQRYWAYPVGLALFGILYLMQRPRIPKPEDVRAAA is encoded by the coding sequence ATGAGCAGCATTGATAAGAATACCCCGGACAATGGTCTCGAACTTGCGAAAAGGATGGCCGAGGAAGAGGAGGGCATCGGGCGGCGTCCCGAAGGTCTCAGTAAATATGTCATTCCGACAGTGGCCGTCTGCTGGAGCCTTTTCCAGCTCGCCATCGCCAGATGGCTGGTTCTGGACACCACCTTCACCCGGTCGATCCACCTGGGATTTGCGCTTTTAATCGTCTACCTCAGCTACCCCATGTTCAGGAAAAAAATCCCCGGACTCGGCTTTCTGTCCGCCACAAACCGGATTCCGGTGACAGATTATGCCATTGCCGCCATTGCCGCCTTCTCGGCCCTCTACATTGCCATTGACTATGATGGCCTGACAGTGCGCTACGGCGCGCCCATTCTGCGGGATCTGATCATCGGGGCCGCCCTGGTGATCCTGCTGATGGAGGCCGCCCGCCGGGTCATCGGACCGGCCCTGCCTGCCATTGCAGCCGTATTCATCATCTACGCCTTTTTCGGGCCGTACATGCCGGACCTGATCGCCTTCAAAGGGGTCACCATAAACCGCTTCATGGGCCAGATGACCATGTCCACCGAGGGGATCTACGGCATCCCGCTGGACGTCTCCGCCACCATCGTCTTCCTGTTTGTCCTGTTCGGGGCCATGCTGGACAAGGCCGGGGCCGGCCATTATTTCATCCAGCTTGCGCTGAGCCTTCTGGGGGGCTTCAAGGGCGGACCGGCCAAGGCCGCCGTCATGGGCAGCGGCCTGACGGGCATCGTCTCCGGCTCCAGTATCGCCAATATCGTCACCACCGGCACATTTACCATCCCGCTGATGAAAAAAGTCGGCTATCCCGCCACCAAGGCCGCGGCCGTCGAGGTGGCGGCCAGCACGGACGGCCAGCTTGCCCCGCCGATTATGGGCGCTGCCGCGTTTATCATCGCCGAATACGTCAACGTCCCCTATGTGGAAGTGATCAAGGCGGCGGCAGTTCCCGCATTTGCCTCCTATGCGGCCCTGTTTTATATTACGCATATCGAAGCGTCCAAGCTGGGACTTGAAGGCATTCCGCGCAGTGAGCTGCCCCACTTTGGCAGGACATTGCTGAGCGGTATTCACTATATCCTGCCCCTGGTCTTTCTGCTGTACGAACTGATCGTCGTGCGCCACTCGCCCGAACTGGCGGCCTTTAACGCCATCTGGGTGATGGGCATCATCATGCTGCTTCAGGAGCCGGTCAGGGCCTATATGAACAAAGACCCCATGGGGCCTGCCTTCAGACGGGGCGTGGAAAATCTTTTCGCGGCCCTGGCTGCCGGGGGACGGAACATGGTCGCCGTGGCGCTGGCGACCGCAGCAGCCGGCATCATCGTCGGTGTTGTGGCACTGGGGCTGGGCCAGCTGATTACGGACATCATTGATACCCTGTCCCAGGGCAATATTTTCCTGATGCTGGGCATTACGGCAGTGGCAAGCCTGGTGATCGGCATGGGGCTGCCCACGACCGCCACCTATATCGTCATGGCCTCCCTGACGGCCCCGGCCATCGTCGAGATCGGCGGATACAACGATTTCATCGTCCCCCTCATGTCCGCCCACCTCTTCTGCTTCTACTTCGGCATTCTCGCGGACGACACGCCGCCGGTGGGACTGGCCGCCTATGCGGCTGCGGCCATCGCCAAATCGCCGCCGATTCCCACGGGTTTGCAGGGGTTTATGTACGACATCCGGACCGCCATCCTCCCCTTCATGTTCATTTTCAACAGCGATCTGATCCTGCACAATGTCACCAGCTGGTCCCAGGGGCTGCTGATCTTTGCCATGGCCTGTACGGGGAATTTCGCCTTTGCGTCGGCAACCCAGGGCTGGTTTGTGGCCCGGAACAAAATCTATGAAATCCCGCTCTTTCTGGGGGTGACCTTCATCCTGATGCGTCCCGACGCCGTCGCCCCCCTGATCGGCCTGCCCCATGAACAGCGGTACTGGGCCTATCCCGTCGGGCTGGCACTTTTCGGGATTCTCTACCTGATGCAGCGCCCCCGCATCCCGAAACCCGAAGATGTGAGAGCGGCGGCGTGA
- the nadS gene encoding NadS family protein, translating to MNNTFESIKKGLEEAVEYARGNKSGVRVHYPSAPDVRAIRNKTGMSQNEFASTIGISLQTLRYWEKGQRKPKGPVLVLLNIIEKAPDTVMDILSQ from the coding sequence ATGAACAACACTTTTGAGAGCATAAAAAAGGGGCTTGAAGAAGCCGTTGAATATGCACGGGGAAACAAAAGCGGCGTCAGGGTTCATTATCCTTCAGCCCCCGATGTCAGAGCAATACGAAACAAAACAGGAATGAGTCAGAATGAATTCGCATCAACAATAGGAATCAGTCTTCAGACACTCAGATATTGGGAAAAAGGTCAGAGAAAACCGAAAGGTCCGGTTCTGGTTTTACTGAATATTATAGAGAAAGCGCCCGATACTGTTATGGATATTTTGTCACAATAA
- a CDS encoding DUF4388 domain-containing protein: MATDERIFLMQAVPSSYSIKEFKQCPFCGRIWMSVVTYSEESFSVHCLCGANGPKEDTREKAIRAWNLRDQHLFWNPFRLSIRFHDNTLSVDFRGNLDSLDLATILQMLASKDKTGILQLSKGHIKSAICLRGGNIIAASDSNGLRLGQILYNNGMISREKLNEALKFSKKKDKMLGDVLLSLEYIDENTLREVIRQQIQEAVLELFFWKEGSFEYRDCIIDLDERRMKEISTMEIIMESARRMDEWEELKERKKEAPAPARISPSLFRLKEPE, from the coding sequence ATGGCTACTGATGAAAGGATTTTTTTGATGCAAGCTGTTCCCAGTTCATATTCGATCAAAGAGTTTAAACAATGTCCGTTTTGCGGAAGAATCTGGATGTCTGTGGTGACATATTCCGAGGAAAGCTTTTCAGTGCATTGCCTGTGCGGTGCAAACGGCCCGAAGGAAGATACACGGGAAAAAGCCATAAGGGCCTGGAACCTCAGAGACCAGCACCTGTTCTGGAACCCCTTCCGGCTGTCCATCCGCTTTCACGATAACACCCTGTCTGTGGATTTCAGGGGCAATCTGGACTCACTGGACCTGGCCACCATTCTCCAGATGCTGGCGTCAAAGGACAAGACCGGCATTCTTCAGCTCTCAAAGGGGCATATCAAAAGTGCTATCTGTCTCAGGGGCGGAAATATCATTGCCGCCAGCGACAGCAACGGGCTGCGGCTGGGGCAGATCCTGTACAACAACGGCATGATCTCCAGGGAAAAGCTGAATGAGGCGCTGAAATTTTCAAAAAAAAAGGATAAAATGCTGGGCGATGTGCTGCTCTCCCTGGAGTATATTGATGAAAACACCCTCAGAGAGGTGATCCGGCAACAGATTCAGGAGGCGGTTCTGGAGCTGTTTTTCTGGAAGGAGGGTTCGTTTGAATACCGGGACTGTATCATCGACCTGGATGAGCGGCGCATGAAGGAGATCAGTACCATGGAGATCATCATGGAGTCGGCCCGGCGGATGGACGAATGGGAAGAGCTTAAAGAGAGAAAAAAAGAGGCACCGGCTCCGGCCCGGATTTCCCCATCCCTGTTCAGATTGAAAGAGCCGGAGTGA
- a CDS encoding universal stress protein, with amino-acid sequence MEEFKKILVALGISEYSEGIYRYAVKLATALESELIVVNVIHARDVEAVASISSMGYQVNGAHYIQGVREERKRFLSAIMNQAPFPEDRVRVLIRVGNPMDQLLKTIVQENADMVVMGPKGRTDLEHVLVGSVALKLFRRSPVTVVSYRDEKLAARLRKKIHPES; translated from the coding sequence ATGGAAGAATTCAAAAAAATACTGGTTGCGCTGGGAATCTCCGAATATTCGGAGGGGATTTACCGGTACGCAGTTAAACTGGCAACCGCTCTGGAGTCGGAGCTGATCGTTGTCAATGTGATACACGCCCGCGATGTGGAGGCTGTTGCCAGCATTTCATCCATGGGCTACCAGGTGAACGGGGCGCACTATATTCAGGGCGTCCGGGAGGAGCGCAAGCGGTTTCTGAGCGCAATTATGAACCAGGCCCCCTTCCCGGAAGACCGGGTTCGCGTCCTCATCAGGGTGGGCAATCCCATGGATCAGCTTTTAAAAACGATCGTTCAGGAAAATGCGGACATGGTGGTCATGGGGCCAAAGGGCCGGACCGACCTTGAACATGTTCTCGTCGGGTCGGTGGCATTGAAACTCTTTCGCCGCTCCCCGGTAACGGTTGTCTCTTACCGGGATGAAAAACTTGCGGCACGCCTGAGAAAAAAAATTCACCCGGAATCATAG
- a CDS encoding acetate--CoA ligase family protein, whose product MNTEKKLKKTEPPGRTALNENESKQLLKHYGIPVVDERVAPGGDDAIEAARALGFPVVLKGMGATLMHKTERGLVRLNLRDADAVREAASAIADAAGDELEGFLVQPQITANRELVAGLFRDDLFGPVIMFGIGGIFTEAFSDVAFRLAPLDLSDADDMLSEIRAKALFGPFRGEEAADRDRLRAVLMALSRIAVERPEIAEIDINPLMLTPAGEIIAADALVVRQDAPPVRQYPRPVDPVLLGKFFHPRSVAFVGASGQMGKWGHILPAITIAQKFGGEIYMVNPKGGTIMGRPVCTSLDEIPGPVDLAVVTIPAAGIMDLIPKLAEKGIRNMLLISSGFAETGEAGRKLEKALAEKAWEAGVLVLGPNTMGVCNPHIRLYCTGSHVWPDPGDTAVVAQSGNMGTQLLAFAEKQGVGIRCFAGSGNEAMITIEDYLEGFEADRRTRNVMLYVESVKNGRRFFEVARRVGRKKPIVLMKGGRTRSGNRAAASHTGALSSDVKIFDAMCRQAGIVQVSYSTDLLDLSAAFSSLPLPRGNRAAIMTLGGGWGVVTADLCDEYGLRVPDLSQEITEHIDRILPPYWSRSNPVDVVGEHDDAVAITVMEELMAWDGCDAVINLGMIGRKILMGRLAQSVQAADPSCSPAFLETMQQTLAGFEQKYIAYIAELMEKYDKPVFGVSLFEDAGQTVCKVPDRKFNGVFYPTPERAVKVFSKMCEYRSFLNRRV is encoded by the coding sequence GTGAATACAGAAAAAAAACTGAAAAAGACCGAGCCGCCGGGGAGAACGGCGCTTAATGAAAACGAATCCAAACAACTGCTGAAACATTACGGCATCCCGGTGGTGGACGAACGGGTGGCCCCGGGCGGAGACGATGCCATCGAAGCCGCCCGTGCCCTCGGTTTCCCGGTGGTACTCAAGGGGATGGGCGCGACCCTCATGCACAAAACCGAACGCGGACTGGTTCGCCTCAATCTCAGAGATGCGGATGCGGTCCGGGAGGCCGCTTCTGCCATTGCCGACGCGGCAGGGGACGAACTGGAGGGTTTTCTGGTTCAGCCGCAGATCACCGCAAACCGGGAGCTGGTGGCCGGGCTGTTCCGGGACGACCTGTTCGGGCCGGTCATCATGTTCGGCATCGGTGGCATCTTCACCGAAGCCTTCTCCGACGTGGCCTTCCGGCTCGCCCCCCTTGACCTGTCCGATGCCGACGACATGCTCAGTGAAATCCGCGCCAAAGCCCTGTTCGGGCCGTTCCGGGGCGAAGAGGCCGCAGACCGGGACCGGCTCAGGGCGGTCCTCATGGCCCTCTCCCGCATCGCCGTGGAACGCCCGGAGATTGCCGAGATCGACATCAACCCGCTCATGCTCACGCCGGCGGGCGAAATCATCGCTGCCGACGCCCTGGTGGTGCGGCAGGACGCGCCGCCGGTGCGCCAATATCCCCGGCCCGTGGACCCGGTTTTGCTGGGAAAGTTTTTTCATCCCCGGTCCGTCGCCTTTGTGGGCGCGTCCGGACAGATGGGAAAATGGGGGCACATTCTCCCGGCCATCACCATTGCACAGAAATTCGGAGGCGAGATTTACATGGTCAACCCCAAGGGCGGGACCATCATGGGCAGGCCCGTCTGCACCTCCCTGGACGAGATCCCCGGACCCGTCGATCTGGCGGTCGTCACCATACCGGCTGCGGGCATCATGGACCTGATTCCGAAACTGGCGGAAAAGGGCATCCGAAACATGCTCCTGATCTCCTCCGGCTTCGCCGAGACCGGGGAGGCGGGGCGGAAGCTGGAAAAAGCGCTGGCGGAAAAGGCATGGGAGGCCGGTGTGCTGGTCCTCGGCCCCAACACCATGGGCGTCTGCAACCCCCACATCCGCCTTTACTGCACCGGCAGCCACGTCTGGCCCGATCCGGGGGACACGGCAGTGGTGGCCCAGTCCGGCAATATGGGCACCCAGCTTCTCGCCTTTGCCGAAAAACAGGGGGTCGGCATCCGGTGCTTTGCCGGTTCCGGTAACGAGGCCATGATCACCATCGAGGATTATCTGGAGGGGTTTGAGGCTGACCGGCGCACCCGGAACGTGATGCTCTACGTGGAGAGCGTGAAAAACGGTCGCCGCTTCTTTGAGGTGGCCCGGCGCGTGGGCCGGAAAAAGCCCATTGTGCTGATGAAGGGGGGGCGGACCCGCTCCGGGAACCGGGCTGCGGCCAGCCACACGGGTGCGCTCAGCTCGGATGTGAAGATATTCGACGCCATGTGTCGGCAGGCCGGTATCGTACAGGTCAGCTACTCCACCGACCTGCTCGATCTCTCAGCCGCCTTTTCCTCCCTGCCCCTGCCCAGGGGCAACCGGGCCGCCATTATGACCCTGGGGGGCGGCTGGGGCGTGGTCACAGCGGATCTGTGCGATGAGTACGGCCTCCGGGTTCCCGATCTTTCGCAGGAAATCACAGAACATATCGACCGGATACTGCCGCCCTACTGGAGCCGGTCCAACCCCGTGGATGTGGTGGGCGAGCATGACGACGCAGTGGCGATCACCGTCATGGAGGAGCTGATGGCGTGGGACGGCTGTGACGCGGTCATCAATCTGGGGATGATTGGCCGGAAAATTCTGATGGGGCGGCTGGCCCAGTCGGTTCAGGCGGCTGACCCGTCGTGCAGCCCGGCGTTTCTGGAAACCATGCAGCAGACGCTGGCGGGATTTGAGCAGAAATATATCGCCTATATTGCGGAGCTGATGGAGAAATACGACAAGCCGGTCTTCGGGGTGAGCCTGTTTGAGGATGCCGGGCAGACGGTCTGCAAGGTGCCGGACCGGAAGTTCAATGGTGTCTTCTATCCCACGCCGGAGCGGGCCGTGAAGGTCTTCTCCAAGATGTGCGAATACCGCAGCTTTCTGAACCGGCGGGTGTGA
- a CDS encoding TAXI family TRAP transporter solute-binding subunit, producing MKKTLIFGLAMVFGMVMLTGAAPSAVQAKTTFVTIGTGGITGVYYPTGGAIAKIVNKKRKEYGIRATVESTGGSVFNVNAIMSGDLEFGVVQSDRQYQATKGLAEWKDKGPQKDLRAVFSIHPESVTLVASADSGAKTIADLKGKRVNIGNPGSGQRQNAIDALTAVGINWKKDIRAEQIKASEAPGLLQDGRIDAFFYTVGHPSGAFKEATAGATKVSFISITGEGIDKLIAEKPYYAKSFIPVKLYPGAANDVEKINTFGVKATFCTSARVSDEIVYAIAKEVFENFEDFKKLHPAYQVLTKEGMLEGLSAPIHPGAMKYYKEAGLIK from the coding sequence ATGAAAAAGACGTTGATTTTCGGTTTGGCAATGGTGTTCGGAATGGTGATGCTGACAGGGGCAGCGCCGTCTGCGGTCCAGGCAAAGACCACATTTGTCACCATCGGAACCGGCGGTATTACCGGGGTTTACTATCCCACGGGCGGCGCCATTGCCAAGATCGTCAACAAGAAGCGCAAAGAATACGGCATTCGCGCAACGGTTGAGTCCACGGGCGGGTCGGTGTTTAACGTCAACGCCATCATGTCCGGCGACCTGGAGTTCGGCGTTGTTCAGTCCGACCGTCAGTATCAGGCCACGAAAGGGCTGGCCGAATGGAAAGACAAGGGGCCGCAGAAAGATCTCCGTGCGGTTTTCAGCATCCACCCCGAATCGGTCACACTGGTGGCCAGTGCGGATTCAGGCGCAAAGACCATTGCCGACCTCAAAGGCAAGCGGGTCAATATCGGCAATCCGGGGTCCGGCCAGCGGCAGAACGCCATTGACGCCCTGACCGCCGTCGGCATCAACTGGAAAAAAGATATCCGGGCCGAGCAAATCAAGGCCTCCGAAGCCCCGGGCCTGCTCCAGGACGGCCGCATCGACGCATTTTTCTATACGGTCGGCCACCCCAGCGGCGCGTTCAAAGAGGCCACAGCAGGCGCGACAAAGGTCTCCTTCATCTCCATCACCGGCGAGGGCATTGACAAACTGATCGCTGAAAAGCCCTACTACGCCAAGTCCTTCATTCCCGTGAAACTCTATCCGGGTGCGGCAAACGATGTGGAAAAGATCAACACCTTCGGCGTAAAGGCCACCTTCTGCACCTCCGCCAGGGTTTCGGATGAGATTGTGTATGCCATTGCCAAAGAGGTGTTTGAAAACTTTGAAGATTTCAAAAAACTCCACCCGGCCTACCAGGTGCTGACCAAAGAGGGAATGCTTGAGGGCCTGTCCGCACCGATTCACCCCGGCGCAATGAAATACTATAAAGAGGCCGGCCTGATCAAATAA
- a CDS encoding glycosyltransferase family 2 protein, with translation MTMKNNNNTPMVSVIIPTCNRDRLVQEAIASVLAQEFKSFELIVVDDGSTDSTPEILGSYGDAITVIRQENRGVSAARNAGIAVAKGELIALLDSDDLWMAEKLAVQTAFFQQHPDALICQTEEIWVRNGVRVNPKKKHRKLSGMIFEPSLALCLVSPSAVMMRRELFSHVGLFDESLPACEDYDLWLRVGCRYPVHLIDRPLIVKRGGHEDQLSGAPGLDKYRIQSLLKLLDGDLLSPEQSQAARKMLKEKSSIYASGCLKRGRGEEARYYLRIAGPV, from the coding sequence ATGACTATGAAAAATAACAATAACACGCCGATGGTAAGTGTGATTATCCCGACCTGCAACCGGGACCGGCTTGTGCAGGAGGCCATTGCGTCGGTACTGGCCCAGGAGTTCAAGTCCTTTGAGCTGATTGTGGTGGACGACGGCTCAACGGACAGCACGCCTGAGATCCTCGGAAGCTACGGGGACGCCATTACGGTTATCCGCCAGGAAAACAGGGGGGTCAGCGCAGCCCGGAATGCGGGCATCGCCGTGGCGAAGGGTGAGCTGATCGCCCTGCTCGACTCGGACGACCTCTGGATGGCGGAGAAGCTGGCTGTCCAGACAGCCTTCTTTCAGCAGCATCCCGACGCCCTGATCTGCCAGACCGAAGAGATCTGGGTCCGCAACGGGGTCCGGGTCAACCCGAAGAAGAAGCACAGAAAGCTGTCCGGCATGATCTTTGAGCCGTCCCTGGCCCTCTGCCTTGTCAGCCCCTCGGCAGTGATGATGCGGCGGGAGCTGTTCTCGCACGTCGGGCTGTTTGACGAATCTCTCCCGGCCTGCGAGGATTACGATCTCTGGCTCCGGGTCGGCTGCCGGTATCCCGTGCATCTCATTGACCGGCCTCTGATTGTCAAGCGGGGCGGCCACGAAGACCAGCTTTCCGGGGCACCGGGGCTGGATAAGTACCGGATTCAGTCGCTTCTGAAGCTGCTGGACGGTGATTTGCTGTCTCCGGAGCAGTCGCAGGCCGCACGGAAGATGCTGAAGGAAAAGAGTTCCATTTACGCCAGCGGCTGCCTGAAACGGGGGCGCGGCGAGGAGGCCCGGTATTATCTCCGCATTGCCGGACCGGTTTAA
- a CDS encoding SidJ-related pseudokinase, translating to MTEPKISAERRRLEAELASARRNFSGTYMSVGNLCELIREHPDSADAETVSALARVLDDRKFASRRQAFFLYRSAAETLTAILVRADDGEMRCQIMAVLGDLLATRDGDLHRAAAEALGQLPAGVCGPRMLREPVGTLPRIGWDALLRGADITLSGPPTFKGRSLIAKISGCPLVLAVKLARDGDCPESLETETVWADYLRENRQIFSADIGIPRPLKVRGKRVFRLERLPLTPPGGLNLMPGHMAIACVVHEDYFVYPNDHRPGKQLRPGNFREVMFRNARLLGEMSGAGIVQTAPIPLFHNRVQQSRRADQGLYEWFRGGRLDQWLFSCRFPNFGMSGVRDFEHLMSVNGSGRQIYRHIGTQLLSLLLVAGSYFRNRAADCFGFESPGVPVDARHLFDGELLGELVTGIFRNYFAGFTGQGLPSGVTPEVETLVARMIEEMGVDNDMEEILRVADQDRMTDGAFRAHLRGRGVDREAVGAYRKGEREIVLHTGPHLGGFNQRISLPELIGFLETASALCVAYRYLRTGAAPLMARLTGPSAHRSAA from the coding sequence ATGACCGAACCGAAAATCAGCGCCGAGCGCAGGCGGCTGGAGGCGGAGCTGGCATCGGCCCGCCGGAATTTTTCAGGCACCTACATGTCCGTGGGCAACCTCTGCGAACTGATCCGGGAACACCCGGATAGCGCCGATGCGGAGACCGTATCGGCCCTGGCCCGCGTTCTGGATGACCGGAAATTCGCATCCCGGCGTCAGGCCTTTTTTCTCTACCGGTCCGCTGCGGAAACCCTGACGGCCATTCTGGTCCGAGCCGATGACGGGGAGATGCGCTGTCAGATCATGGCGGTGCTGGGCGATCTTCTGGCGACCCGTGACGGAGACCTTCACCGCGCGGCCGCCGAGGCCCTGGGCCAGCTGCCGGCAGGGGTCTGCGGTCCCCGGATGTTGCGGGAGCCGGTCGGCACACTGCCCCGGATCGGCTGGGATGCGCTGCTCCGGGGGGCCGACATCACCCTTTCCGGTCCGCCGACGTTCAAAGGCCGGAGCCTCATTGCGAAGATCAGCGGATGCCCCCTGGTGCTGGCCGTCAAGCTGGCGCGGGACGGGGACTGCCCGGAATCCCTGGAGACCGAAACCGTGTGGGCCGACTATCTCCGGGAGAACCGGCAGATCTTTTCCGCTGACATCGGAATCCCCCGGCCCCTGAAGGTCCGGGGAAAGCGGGTGTTCCGGCTGGAGCGCCTGCCCCTGACGCCGCCCGGTGGGCTGAACCTCATGCCCGGCCACATGGCCATCGCCTGTGTGGTGCATGAGGATTATTTTGTCTATCCCAATGACCACCGGCCTGGAAAGCAGCTCCGGCCAGGGAATTTCCGGGAGGTCATGTTTCGGAACGCCCGGCTGCTGGGGGAGATGAGCGGCGCGGGCATTGTCCAGACGGCCCCCATTCCCCTGTTTCACAACCGGGTTCAGCAGTCGCGCCGGGCAGACCAAGGCCTGTATGAATGGTTCCGGGGCGGGCGGCTGGACCAGTGGCTCTTTTCCTGCCGGTTTCCCAATTTCGGCATGAGCGGGGTCCGGGATTTCGAGCATCTGATGAGCGTGAACGGATCAGGCCGCCAGATTTACCGGCATATCGGGACCCAGTTGCTGAGCCTGCTGCTGGTGGCCGGCAGCTATTTCCGCAACCGGGCTGCGGACTGCTTCGGGTTTGAATCGCCGGGCGTTCCGGTTGACGCCCGCCATCTCTTTGACGGGGAGCTGCTGGGGGAACTGGTGACCGGCATTTTCCGCAACTATTTTGCGGGATTCACGGGCCAGGGCCTGCCTTCAGGTGTAACGCCTGAGGTGGAAACGCTGGTGGCCCGGATGATCGAGGAGATGGGGGTGGACAATGATATGGAGGAGATTCTGCGGGTTGCGGATCAGGACCGGATGACGGACGGGGCGTTCCGCGCCCATCTCCGGGGCCGGGGCGTTGACCGGGAGGCGGTCGGGGCGTACCGGAAGGGGGAGCGGGAGATTGTGCTGCACACCGGGCCGCATCTGGGGGGATTCAATCAGCGGATTTCGCTGCCGGAGCTGATCGGGTTTCTGGAAACCGCGTCGGCGCTCTGTGTGGCATACCGCTATCTGCGGACCGGCGCGGCCCCGCTGATGGCGCGTCTGACCGGGCCGTCCGCACATCGGAGTGCTGCGTGA
- a CDS encoding PTS sugar transporter subunit IIA has translation MKIRTLLPPEHIFLKAGLEDKQAVLRFIADSFGGLGVVRNTDNVHKALKTREEMMSTGIGNGIGIPHALTPEAEDIAVLLISLAHPIPFDSLDGAPVDIVIALIVPQNETTLHLRTLAGISGLCKRPGFLEMVRQSRDSRLLWENIRNTEDG, from the coding sequence ATGAAAATCAGGACACTTCTTCCACCCGAACATATTTTTCTGAAGGCCGGACTTGAAGACAAGCAGGCCGTCCTCCGCTTCATTGCCGATTCGTTTGGCGGACTGGGTGTTGTCAGAAACACCGATAACGTCCATAAGGCTTTGAAGACACGCGAGGAAATGATGAGTACCGGCATCGGCAACGGTATCGGTATTCCCCACGCGCTGACACCGGAAGCCGAGGATATCGCTGTCCTTCTGATCTCCCTGGCGCACCCGATTCCGTTTGATTCGCTGGACGGTGCGCCGGTGGATATCGTCATTGCGCTGATTGTTCCCCAGAACGAGACCACCCTGCATCTTCGGACGCTGGCGGGCATATCCGGCCTGTGCAAACGGCCCGGTTTCCTGGAGATGGTGCGGCAAAGCAGGGACTCCCGGCTCCTGTGGGAAAATATCAGAAACACCGAGGACGGCTGA